CAGGGATTGGTGCTCGTGCTGGCCGTGCATGTCCAGCACGGCGTCGCCGATCCTTTTAAGATTGGTCAGGGTGACCGGGCTGTCGTTGACAAAGGCCCGGCTCTTGCCGGCCGGGGACACCTCGCGGCGGATCAGCAGTTCGTCGGACCAGTCGATGTCCAATTCGCCGAAGATCGTCTTTACGGCGCCAAGATCCGTTAGGTGGAATTCGGCCTCCACCATGGCGGCCTTGGCGCCGCTGCGGACGCTGTCGCTGTCGGCCCGCTCGCCCAGCACCAGGCCCAGGGCGCCGATCAGGATGGATTTGCCGGCCCCGGTTTCCCCGGTGAGGATATTGAGGCCGGGGGTGAATTCGACCTCCAGCGATTCTATCAGGGCGTAATCTTTTACGGTGAGTTTTTTAAGCATGGCTAAAAGGTTATTTTAAAACGATAAATTTCCTGGTCTGGCTGTTGCTTCCGGCGGTCAGCTTATAAAAATATACCCCGGAGGAAAGTTTGTCGGTCTTCAATGGAATATTGTAATATCCCGGCGGCTGTGTGCCCAGATCTGTTGATCGGACCAGCTGTCCGGCAACATTATATACATTCAGGCTGACCGTAGATTTGGCCGGCAGTTGATAGCTGATATTTGTTTTGCCTTTGGCTGGATTGGGGTAGGCTTCTTTCAGTAGAAAGACAAGGGGTCTCTTTTCGTTATCAATATTATCTGAAGAAACACCGGCCTCCGGGCCATAATATTCCAGTACTTGCAGGATATTCAAAGGGGCCGAAATAAATATTTTATTGTCAGCGGCCGTTATGTCACGATAAGGAGAAAATATGGCATAATAAATTGGGTCATATTCAAAAAGGTAATAACCGGTAACAACTGGATTTGAAGGGTCTGTGATATTGACGACTTTTAATCCCAGGGTATCATCCACCATGTAAGCAAAGCCGGAATCAACGAATACTCCGGTAGTGCGACTAAACGGAGGAACCGAGGAGATCTTTACGGGATTTACTGGGTCGGCAACATTGATAATGCTTAAACCTTTGTAATCATTGGCCAGGTATAAAATAGTGTCATTTAAACAGTGATTCCATCCCAGTCCTAATGTGTCATTACTGTAGATTATTATCGGATTGACAGGGTTGGATATGTCAATGGTTGACATAGTTGTATTATATGTGGTGACGAACAAGCTATTGTCTTTTATAGAAATATCCAGTGCATCTTTTGGCAAACAAATATACCCGATTTCAGCCGGGTTTTGCGGATTGACGATATTTATTACTCTGATGCTGGAAGAATCGCCGCTGGAAAACTCCGGCCATAAAGCGATAAACAGCAGGCTGTCTTTGCTGGATATTTTATAGGTGTAGCCTTTAAAAGAAAGGGTACATATCTCGGCAGGGTTGGCTTTATCGGCGATATTTATCACCCTTAGCCCGTTCAAGCGGTCTGATACGTAGGCAATGGTATCTCTGACAATTACATCAACGGCTTGATTCTCCTTGTCGGCATAAAAGGAACAACCGGTCTCGATCGGCGAGGAAGGATCGGAGACATCTATCATCCTTAAGCCACCTTCCATTGCCGGAAGGTAAATATAATTATTTTGGTAAAGTATGCCGTTATCTTCGTTTCTTGGCGTGGGGCAATGACCGACTATCACGGGGTG
The nucleotide sequence above comes from Candidatus Edwardsbacteria bacterium. Encoded proteins:
- a CDS encoding T9SS type A sorting domain-containing protein, whose amino-acid sequence is MSKKIILGMIILFAALSAWAKDSLNVRSVGSWPFYRCLSVALDTSSAKKLAVTGVGGGLFIVDITDPLHPNKIGEINLGGSYSYIIKTRNNYAYCLSDSLGLLIVDYSNPHTPVLVGHCAYKEGKNQALAISGNYAFICINYYGIKIIDITDPTNPVDKNYFPCNDFNIDILIKDTLAYFTTYEFKVLNISDPENPVQIWNDDTQSGQLAISDTFLYLGSGSIYTYNISEPANPVKGGSGGTAYFGFSIYDTLIFGGGTGFNEGFYINSLSDPNSPVTIGQCSTNYFRGLAAYNGYAYVADDSKGLKVVDISDPAHPVIVGHCPTPRNEDNGILYQNNYIYLPAMEGGLRMIDVSDPSSPIETGCSFYADKENQAVDVIVRDTIAYVSDRLNGLRVINIADKANPAEICTLSFKGYTYKISSKDSLLFIALWPEFSSGDSSSIRVINIVNPQNPAEIGYICLPKDALDISIKDNSLFVTTYNTTMSTIDISNPVNPIIIYSNDTLGLGWNHCLNDTILYLANDYKGLSIINVADPVNPVKISSVPPFSRTTGVFVDSGFAYMVDDTLGLKVVNITDPSNPVVTGYYLFEYDPIYYAIFSPYRDITAADNKIFISAPLNILQVLEYYGPEAGVSSDNIDNEKRPLVFLLKEAYPNPAKGKTNISYQLPAKSTVSLNVYNVAGQLVRSTDLGTQPPGYYNIPLKTDKLSSGVYFYKLTAGSNSQTRKFIVLK